The proteins below are encoded in one region of Fibrella aestuarina BUZ 2:
- a CDS encoding ABC transporter ATP-binding protein, protein MAQISLSHIAKAYPNGPRVIRDVSLTVNDREFVVFVGPSGCGKSTLLRMIAGLEDITDGDLLLDGQRINDLPPKDRDIAMVFQNYALYPHMTVFDNMAFGLKLRNFSKADIRQRVEKAATILDIQNLLDRKPKDMSGGQRQRVAIGRAIVRDPKVFLFDEPLSNLDAKLRGQTRIELQKLHRELQATIIYVTHDQVEAMTLGNRICVLRGGDVMQFDTPMTLYNQPANLFVAGFIGSPPMNFLRGTLTEQAGTVQFVSDGGEVRIDLSTHPHRQAFAVQAGRPVVLGIRAEHLTDQPNPAYHVQPMAVDALEQLGNELFAYGMLAGNRFVARLPADSTLQLNEPATLYWQTEKCHLFDAETEQRL, encoded by the coding sequence ATGGCTCAAATTTCTCTTTCGCATATTGCCAAAGCTTACCCCAATGGCCCACGCGTGATCCGTGACGTCAGCCTGACGGTCAACGACCGCGAGTTTGTGGTGTTCGTCGGGCCGAGTGGCTGCGGCAAATCGACGCTCTTGCGCATGATTGCGGGGCTGGAAGACATCACCGATGGCGACCTGCTGCTCGACGGGCAGCGCATCAACGATCTGCCGCCCAAAGACCGCGACATTGCGATGGTGTTTCAGAACTACGCGCTCTACCCGCACATGACCGTGTTCGACAACATGGCCTTTGGGCTGAAACTGCGCAACTTCAGTAAAGCTGATATCCGGCAGCGTGTCGAGAAGGCCGCGACCATTCTGGATATTCAGAACCTGCTCGACCGCAAGCCGAAAGACATGTCGGGTGGGCAGCGGCAGCGGGTGGCGATTGGGCGGGCGATCGTGCGCGACCCGAAGGTGTTTCTGTTTGATGAACCGCTCAGCAACCTCGACGCCAAGCTACGCGGCCAAACGCGCATCGAGTTGCAGAAACTCCATCGGGAACTGCAAGCAACGATCATCTACGTCACGCACGATCAGGTAGAGGCCATGACGCTCGGCAACCGGATCTGCGTGCTGCGGGGCGGCGACGTGATGCAGTTCGATACGCCCATGACGCTGTACAATCAGCCCGCCAACCTGTTTGTAGCGGGGTTTATCGGCTCGCCCCCCATGAATTTCCTGCGAGGTACCCTGACTGAGCAGGCCGGTACGGTACAGTTTGTAAGTGATGGGGGCGAGGTACGCATCGACCTGAGCACGCACCCCCACCGGCAGGCTTTTGCGGTACAGGCAGGCCGCCCGGTGGTATTAGGCATTCGGGCCGAGCACCTCACCGATCAACCCAATCCGGCTTACCACGTTCAGCCAATGGCGGTCGATGCGCTCGAACAACTGGGCAACGAATTGTTTGCCTACGGTATGTTGGCCGGTAATCGGTTTGTGGCGCGGCTCCCCGCCGATTCGACACTACAACTGAATGAACCCGCTACGCTGTACTGGCAAACCGAAAAGTGCCACCTGTTCGACGCCGAAACGGAACAGCGCTTGTAG
- a CDS encoding ferritin-like domain-containing protein, whose amino-acid sequence MNLFQLFSDIEKVDAEANERLQHSRRNLLKKTFAAAAVGTPTLLAASMNKAFGQSNIIVDVLNFALTLEYLERDFYRAGLFSGIVPGADRDGIVTITKHEAQHVDFLNAALGSAAIPKPAKYDFTAGGAFPTVLTNYQTFLTVANALEDTGVRAYKGQAANLMSNKDVLTAALRIHSVEARHVAGIRRLRGIDYVYSSDVFPMGVPTAVYQNESQYNQAGVDLLQVADAKIIPRATPRVAEKAQVVFESFDEPLTKEQVLAIAGPFLPK is encoded by the coding sequence ATGAACCTATTTCAACTTTTCTCTGACATCGAAAAAGTCGATGCCGAGGCTAACGAGCGGCTCCAACACTCACGCCGGAACCTGCTAAAGAAAACGTTTGCTGCCGCCGCGGTTGGTACCCCCACGCTCCTGGCCGCATCGATGAACAAGGCATTCGGTCAGTCGAACATCATCGTCGACGTACTGAATTTCGCCCTAACGCTCGAATACCTCGAGCGCGACTTCTACCGGGCTGGCCTGTTCTCAGGTATCGTACCGGGCGCCGACCGCGACGGTATCGTCACGATCACCAAGCACGAAGCCCAACACGTTGACTTCTTAAACGCCGCCCTGGGCAGCGCCGCAATCCCCAAGCCTGCGAAGTACGACTTCACGGCGGGTGGTGCCTTCCCGACAGTATTGACGAATTACCAAACCTTCCTGACGGTGGCTAACGCCCTGGAAGATACGGGTGTTCGTGCCTACAAAGGCCAGGCGGCCAACCTGATGAGCAACAAAGACGTGCTGACGGCCGCTCTGCGGATCCACTCAGTAGAAGCCCGCCACGTGGCAGGTATCCGTCGTCTGCGCGGCATCGATTACGTATACTCATCCGATGTATTCCCGATGGGTGTACCGACGGCCGTTTACCAAAACGAAAGCCAGTACAACCAAGCGGGTGTGGATCTGCTGCAGGTAGCCGACGCCAAAATCATCCCGCGTGCGACGCCGCGCGTAGCTGAAAAAGCGCAGGTTGTCTTCGAATCGTTCGACGAGCCGCTGACGAAGGAGCAAGTACTGGCAATTGCCGGTCCGTTCCTGCCGAAGTGA
- a CDS encoding ferritin-like domain-containing protein, with protein sequence MEIGTKKTPTPTTPGEFVEQVGRRRFLRYAGFSVAMTSAILAACENKDSAVAPGADRGARAAGDTIDLGSGNIAILNYAYALEQLEAAFYDQVIKTPYKDITTREFELLKEIRNHEIVHAEFFKAALGAAGLPALTPDFSSIDFTDRLFVLNQARQFEDVGVSAYNGAGRLLTDASLLLVAGKIVSVEARHAGLLRTLTLSPSTGFFAGDDVVNNNGLDVVRTPGEVLPIAQRYIKEKLTANSVPVM encoded by the coding sequence ATGGAAATCGGTACGAAAAAGACCCCTACCCCAACCACTCCGGGTGAGTTTGTGGAGCAGGTTGGCCGGCGTCGATTCCTGCGTTATGCAGGCTTTTCGGTAGCCATGACGTCAGCAATTCTGGCGGCGTGCGAAAATAAAGACAGCGCGGTTGCTCCTGGCGCCGATCGGGGTGCCCGGGCCGCTGGTGACACGATTGACCTGGGGTCTGGTAACATTGCCATCCTGAACTACGCCTATGCGCTGGAGCAATTGGAGGCTGCGTTCTACGATCAAGTGATCAAAACCCCTTACAAAGACATTACCACTCGTGAGTTTGAACTGTTGAAAGAAATCCGCAACCACGAGATCGTGCACGCTGAATTCTTCAAAGCCGCTCTGGGTGCCGCTGGTCTGCCGGCGCTGACGCCCGACTTTAGCAGCATCGATTTCACCGACCGTCTGTTCGTCCTGAACCAGGCTCGTCAGTTTGAAGATGTGGGCGTTTCGGCTTACAACGGTGCAGGTCGCCTCCTGACGGATGCATCGCTGTTGCTGGTTGCTGGTAAAATCGTGTCAGTTGAGGCACGGCACGCTGGTCTACTCCGTACCTTGACGCTTTCTCCGAGCACGGGCTTCTTTGCTGGTGACGACGTCGTTAACAACAACGGACTGGATGTGGTACGTACACCTGGTGAGGTGTTACCAATTGCGCAGCGCTATATCAAAGAAAAACTCACGGCCAACAGCGTGCCCGTGATGTAA
- a CDS encoding Dabb family protein — MNQILCSLCAVLLFATTALADPPKKQAPKAMLQHIVLFKFKPETTPEKVTEIIAAFEALPSKIKEIKSFQWGTNNSPEKLDKGLTHAFILTFDSAKDRDTYLPHPAHKQFGSVVGPWLADVTVVDFVNQAK; from the coding sequence ATGAATCAGATTCTCTGCTCGCTCTGCGCCGTCCTGCTGTTCGCCACGACGGCACTGGCTGATCCTCCCAAAAAGCAAGCCCCCAAAGCCATGCTCCAACACATCGTGCTGTTTAAGTTCAAACCAGAAACGACACCCGAGAAAGTAACCGAGATCATAGCGGCCTTCGAAGCGCTACCGTCGAAGATCAAAGAGATCAAAAGTTTCCAGTGGGGCACCAACAATAGCCCCGAAAAACTGGATAAAGGCCTGACGCACGCCTTTATCCTGACGTTTGACAGTGCCAAAGACCGCGACACGTACCTGCCGCATCCGGCCCACAAACAATTTGGCTCAGTGGTTGGCCCTTGGCTCGCCGACGTCACCGTGGTTGACTTCGTCAATCAGGCCAAATAG
- a CDS encoding tetratricopeptide repeat protein, with the protein MEQEFDERAGDIKESIQRFEQMLASEENFYFDLDVYERLVEHYLNEADLDRAFKAAEAGLDHFPYALELMLDRAQILANYQRFDESLDQLDKAGLFNPGDLDVQYMRGSVLNMAGRFEESIETLQEMLDRTDDKDDVYFQMAQSYQNWGKFDEAVTFYKKAIDLNPANEGALYELSFCLDVAGNLEEHLPYYESLIDKDPYSYNAWYNLGIAYSKLSRFVEAAEAYDYAIIIKDDFASAHFNLGNTYMNLGLFEKAEAAYRETLKYEEATADTYCHLGASLERQDRLPEAIKEYREAVKLDPLWDEAWYGIGACMSELGKWYEAVPFLQKAIKLNDNNADYHIILAETEYKIGNVIASVDAFEKAAEIDPTNADVYLLWSLIPFDQGDFAQAYQTIQAGLSELPQEADLYYRAVVYQIYAGNYRDALLNLETALTLDYDSHVQLFEFFPELEKQKALYKIIQQYREK; encoded by the coding sequence ATGGAGCAAGAATTTGACGAACGAGCTGGCGACATCAAAGAGAGCATCCAACGCTTTGAGCAAATGCTCGCCAGTGAAGAAAATTTTTATTTCGACCTCGACGTCTACGAACGTCTGGTTGAACATTATCTCAACGAAGCTGACCTCGACCGGGCATTCAAAGCGGCCGAGGCTGGCCTGGATCACTTTCCTTACGCGCTGGAACTGATGCTTGATCGGGCACAGATTCTGGCCAACTACCAACGATTTGACGAAAGTCTCGATCAACTGGATAAAGCGGGGTTGTTTAACCCCGGCGACCTCGACGTGCAATACATGCGTGGGTCGGTGCTGAACATGGCCGGGCGGTTCGAAGAATCCATCGAAACGCTTCAGGAGATGCTCGATCGTACCGACGATAAAGACGATGTGTATTTCCAGATGGCGCAGAGCTATCAGAACTGGGGTAAGTTTGACGAGGCGGTTACGTTCTACAAAAAGGCGATCGACCTGAACCCGGCCAACGAGGGGGCGCTCTACGAGCTGTCGTTCTGCCTCGACGTGGCGGGCAATCTGGAAGAGCACCTGCCTTATTACGAGTCGCTGATCGACAAGGATCCGTATTCGTACAATGCCTGGTATAACCTCGGCATCGCCTATAGTAAGCTAAGCCGCTTTGTGGAAGCCGCCGAAGCCTACGACTATGCCATTATCATCAAGGATGATTTTGCGTCGGCTCACTTCAACCTCGGCAACACCTACATGAACCTGGGGTTGTTTGAAAAGGCCGAAGCCGCTTACCGCGAAACGCTTAAATACGAAGAAGCCACCGCCGACACCTATTGCCACCTCGGCGCCAGCCTCGAACGGCAGGACCGACTCCCGGAGGCGATTAAGGAGTACCGCGAAGCCGTTAAGCTCGATCCGCTCTGGGACGAAGCCTGGTATGGCATCGGCGCGTGCATGAGTGAGTTGGGCAAATGGTACGAAGCTGTGCCCTTTCTGCAAAAGGCGATCAAGCTTAACGACAACAACGCCGACTACCATATCATCCTGGCCGAAACCGAGTACAAAATCGGGAATGTCATTGCCAGCGTCGATGCGTTTGAAAAAGCCGCGGAGATCGACCCGACCAATGCCGACGTGTACCTGCTATGGTCACTGATTCCGTTTGATCAGGGCGACTTTGCGCAGGCGTACCAAACCATTCAGGCGGGGCTTAGCGAACTGCCGCAGGAGGCCGACTTGTATTACCGGGCTGTGGTGTATCAGATCTACGCCGGCAACTACCGCGACGCGCTGCTGAATCTGGAAACGGCTCTTACGCTCGATTACGACAGCCATGTACAGTTGTTTGAGTTCTTCCCCGAACTCGAAAAACAAAAAGCCCTGTACAAGATCATTCAGCAATACCGGGAGAAATAG
- a CDS encoding NAD-dependent epimerase/dehydratase family protein, with product MTSSLPRNSTLVTGATGLIGSHIVRYLLKLGRPVAALYRPDNGYGLLADVADQLTWQEGDILDIPSLEAAITAGADVVHCAAIVSFVPKDRARMEQVNEEGTANVVNVCLKAGVRKLAYLSSVAALGRPEVKGGESDVTTTGESAIVITEEQKWQESPLNSAYAKTKYRAELQVWRGSAEGLPVVIVNPSVVLGAGDWTRSSTQLIKYAYDETPFYTDGTINYVDVLDVAEALVKLLHSELTDQRFILNAGTMPYHDFLTQLAQALGKRPPTRRVPPGLANVLWRVEAVRSWLTGRAPLITRETALSASHRYTYPGDQITKAIDFRYRPLADTLSRIAQAIK from the coding sequence ATGACCTCATCGTTACCGCGTAACTCTACCCTCGTCACCGGTGCTACGGGCCTGATTGGCTCACACATTGTCCGTTATTTGCTGAAGCTGGGTCGCCCCGTAGCGGCGCTGTATCGGCCCGACAACGGCTACGGGCTGCTCGCCGACGTAGCCGACCAACTAACTTGGCAGGAGGGCGACATACTCGACATTCCCTCCCTCGAAGCGGCGATTACGGCCGGTGCCGACGTGGTGCATTGCGCCGCCATTGTGTCGTTCGTGCCGAAAGACCGTGCCCGCATGGAGCAGGTGAACGAAGAAGGCACAGCCAACGTCGTCAATGTCTGTTTAAAAGCGGGGGTCCGTAAGCTGGCTTACCTGAGTTCGGTAGCGGCTCTCGGGCGGCCTGAGGTGAAAGGAGGTGAGTCGGATGTCACTACTACCGGCGAGTCAGCTATCGTCATTACCGAAGAGCAGAAATGGCAGGAATCGCCCCTCAACTCGGCCTATGCCAAAACTAAATACCGGGCCGAATTGCAGGTGTGGCGGGGCAGCGCCGAAGGGTTGCCCGTGGTGATCGTCAACCCCAGCGTAGTACTGGGCGCGGGCGACTGGACCCGCAGTAGCACCCAACTCATCAAATACGCTTACGACGAAACACCGTTCTATACCGACGGCACCATCAACTACGTCGACGTGCTCGACGTGGCCGAAGCCCTCGTGAAGCTGCTGCATAGCGAGCTAACGGATCAGCGGTTTATCCTGAACGCCGGCACCATGCCGTACCACGATTTCCTCACCCAACTGGCGCAGGCACTGGGCAAACGCCCTCCCACCCGCCGGGTGCCACCGGGGCTGGCCAACGTGCTCTGGCGCGTGGAAGCGGTGCGATCGTGGCTGACGGGCCGCGCCCCGCTTATCACGCGCGAAACCGCCCTCAGCGCCAGCCATCGGTATACGTACCCCGGCGATCAGATCACCAAAGCGATCGACTTTCGCTACCGCCCGCTGGCCGACACGCTGAGCCGCATTGCGCAAGCCATAAAATAA
- a CDS encoding NADP-dependent oxidoreductase codes for MKAFILNKYDKKAILQLTDVPEPTLRDHDVLVEIHAAGLNLLDSKVKSGEFKQLLPYKLPLILGHDVAGIVTQVGTNVTKVKVGDEVFSRPSDGRIGAFAERIAIDEKDVALKPKSISMDEAASLPLVALTAWQALVEQLQVRKGQKVFIQAGSGGVGTIAIQLATHLGATVATTAGAGSFAMLKNLGADVLIDYKTQSFDTILQGYDAVLNSQDQPTLEKSLTILKRGGKVVSISGPPTADLAKQTGAPWYVKLLLTLISSGIRRKARNLGVDYSFLFMRADGTQLAELGKLVEAGILKPVVDKVFPFAQTNEALAYVESGRAKGKVVVTMK; via the coding sequence ATGAAGGCCTTCATTCTGAACAAATACGATAAGAAAGCAATCCTACAGCTGACCGACGTACCTGAACCAACGTTACGTGACCACGACGTGCTGGTCGAGATCCACGCCGCCGGTCTGAATCTGCTGGATTCGAAAGTAAAATCAGGCGAGTTCAAGCAGCTTTTACCCTACAAACTCCCCCTGATTCTGGGTCACGATGTGGCGGGCATCGTGACCCAGGTGGGAACGAACGTAACCAAAGTCAAGGTTGGCGATGAGGTATTTTCCCGGCCGTCGGATGGCCGTATCGGAGCGTTTGCCGAACGGATCGCCATCGACGAGAAGGATGTGGCGCTCAAACCCAAAAGCATCTCGATGGACGAAGCGGCCTCGTTACCGCTGGTAGCCCTGACGGCTTGGCAGGCTTTGGTGGAACAGCTACAGGTGAGAAAAGGGCAGAAGGTGTTTATTCAGGCCGGTTCGGGTGGTGTTGGCACCATCGCGATTCAACTGGCGACTCATCTGGGTGCCACTGTTGCCACTACCGCCGGAGCTGGCAGTTTCGCAATGCTCAAAAACCTGGGCGCCGACGTGCTCATCGACTACAAGACCCAGTCTTTCGACACGATTCTACAGGGCTACGATGCCGTACTGAACAGCCAGGACCAACCCACCCTCGAGAAATCGCTGACCATTCTGAAAAGAGGGGGTAAGGTCGTTTCCATCTCCGGCCCGCCAACGGCTGACCTGGCAAAACAAACGGGCGCCCCCTGGTATGTCAAGCTCTTGTTAACCCTGATCAGCAGCGGCATTCGCCGAAAAGCCCGCAACCTTGGTGTCGACTATTCATTCCTGTTTATGCGAGCCGACGGAACGCAACTGGCCGAACTCGGCAAACTGGTAGAAGCCGGAATCCTCAAACCGGTGGTCGACAAGGTATTTCCGTTTGCGCAGACCAACGAGGCCCTCGCCTACGTGGAAAGCGGCCGGGCCAAGGGTAAAGTTGTGGTGACGATGAAGTAA
- a CDS encoding alpha/beta fold hydrolase: MAHQPTYATVPTQFITADNGVTYAYRRLGPKRAIPIIYFGHLASNLDNADPRIMDGMATQHEIISFDYRGVGTSSGKDAQSIADMATDGLAFIKALGYTKVDIMAFSLGGFISQELMAMNPTLVRRLILAGTGPRGGEGISNVPGLTYRDMAKALVTFVDPKFYLFFTSTETGKLAARQFLARLKERTANRDRAVGLGTLQAQLHAIKRWGHESPADLSVFDQPVLVINGDNDRMVPTPNSYDLAKRFPNAQLHIYEEAGHGGIFQYHDDFVKRALAFYAA; encoded by the coding sequence ATGGCACACCAGCCAACCTACGCAACGGTTCCCACCCAGTTTATTACCGCTGATAATGGCGTCACGTACGCTTATCGCCGGCTCGGGCCCAAACGGGCTATACCGATTATCTACTTTGGCCACCTAGCCTCTAATCTGGACAACGCCGACCCTCGAATCATGGATGGTATGGCTACCCAACACGAGATCATTTCGTTCGATTATCGGGGCGTAGGGACATCATCGGGTAAAGATGCCCAATCTATTGCCGATATGGCGACCGATGGATTGGCATTTATCAAGGCGTTAGGGTATACAAAAGTGGACATCATGGCGTTTTCGCTGGGTGGTTTCATTAGTCAGGAATTGATGGCCATGAACCCCACGCTGGTGCGTAGGCTTATTCTGGCCGGAACCGGCCCCCGAGGGGGCGAGGGCATAAGCAATGTCCCTGGCCTGACCTACCGGGATATGGCCAAAGCGCTGGTTACGTTCGTCGACCCGAAATTTTACCTGTTTTTTACGTCAACAGAAACCGGCAAACTGGCCGCCCGCCAGTTTTTAGCGCGCTTGAAGGAGCGAACAGCCAATCGTGATCGTGCGGTCGGGCTGGGGACCTTGCAGGCGCAACTGCACGCGATTAAACGCTGGGGGCACGAGTCGCCGGCCGATCTGTCGGTATTCGACCAACCCGTGTTGGTGATCAATGGTGATAACGACCGGATGGTACCGACGCCAAATTCGTACGACCTGGCCAAGCGGTTTCCCAACGCACAATTGCACATCTATGAGGAAGCCGGACATGGCGGCATTTTTCAGTACCACGACGACTTCGTGAAAAGGGCCTTAGCCTTTTACGCTGCCTGA
- a CDS encoding SDR family oxidoreductase, whose translation MKTSGNTVFISGGSAGIGLAIAKRLSEAGNSVIINGRSAERLQKALGEIQNAVAIQGDLSLEADRIRIAQQLAAQHPDVNIVINNAGAAFMNDLSDSTNDAAGKAYQEMNTNYLSVIHFTALVLPQLLNQAEAAIVNISSIAAFRGNKFLPTYSASKAALHSYTQGLRDTFADNDKLTIYEVYPPLVNTDFSAEIGGANGIPASEVADELFWALAKDQVEVPVGETKRIHQAIEQLSTASH comes from the coding sequence ATGAAAACCTCAGGAAATACCGTATTTATCAGCGGAGGTAGCGCCGGCATCGGCCTGGCGATTGCCAAAAGACTAAGCGAAGCCGGCAACAGCGTCATTATCAACGGGCGCAGCGCAGAACGGCTGCAAAAGGCCCTCGGGGAAATCCAAAACGCGGTAGCCATTCAAGGCGACCTTTCTCTGGAAGCCGATCGTATTCGCATCGCGCAGCAACTGGCCGCCCAGCACCCGGACGTCAACATCGTTATTAACAATGCAGGGGCGGCGTTTATGAATGACCTCAGCGACAGCACAAACGATGCTGCCGGAAAAGCCTATCAGGAGATGAACACGAACTACCTGAGCGTCATTCACTTCACCGCGCTGGTATTGCCTCAGTTGCTGAACCAGGCGGAGGCGGCTATCGTGAACATAAGCTCGATCGCGGCGTTTCGGGGCAACAAATTCCTGCCGACGTATTCGGCCAGTAAAGCCGCGTTGCACAGCTACACACAGGGCCTGCGCGATACGTTTGCCGACAACGACAAGCTAACCATCTACGAGGTGTATCCTCCACTGGTCAATACCGACTTCTCGGCCGAAATAGGTGGTGCCAACGGGATTCCGGCTTCGGAAGTCGCCGACGAACTGTTTTGGGCGCTGGCGAAAGATCAGGTCGAGGTTCCGGTTGGTGAGACGAAGCGGATTCATCAGGCAATCGAGCAGCTTTCAACCGCCAGCCACTAA
- a CDS encoding TetR/AcrR family transcriptional regulator, producing the protein MLTKAEKTKQFILETAVPLYNTKGIAGVSIDDVLAATKLTKGCLYGHFQSKEDLSEQVIALSLQKITDKMRVAVAGGKTVRAKLFAFLDFYKDPIHTHIPGGCPIFNTAVEADDHYPAVKEKVAAVMRAGQQELTYLFEEGIRNGEFSSRLNAPVMAFKLVAAIEGGLMMCRTMDTIKPMHTLIKSLKDELDQYKT; encoded by the coding sequence ATGCTAACGAAGGCAGAAAAGACCAAGCAATTCATTCTGGAAACGGCTGTTCCCCTTTACAATACAAAAGGGATAGCGGGTGTTAGTATCGATGACGTGCTGGCGGCTACCAAACTGACAAAGGGTTGCCTGTACGGGCACTTCCAGAGTAAAGAGGATCTTTCTGAACAGGTTATTGCCCTTTCGCTCCAAAAGATCACCGACAAAATGCGAGTGGCCGTGGCCGGTGGCAAGACGGTCAGAGCAAAGCTCTTTGCCTTTCTGGATTTTTACAAAGACCCCATTCACACGCATATTCCAGGCGGATGCCCTATTTTCAACACGGCCGTCGAAGCAGACGATCATTACCCGGCCGTCAAAGAAAAAGTGGCGGCTGTTATGCGGGCTGGCCAACAGGAACTGACCTATCTGTTCGAAGAGGGCATCCGAAATGGCGAATTTTCGAGCAGGCTGAATGCGCCGGTGATGGCCTTTAAACTGGTTGCAGCCATTGAAGGTGGCTTGATGATGTGCCGAACGATGGACACCATCAAACCGATGCACACCCTGATCAAAAGCCTGAAAGACGAACTCGACCAATACAAAACCTAA
- a CDS encoding SDR family oxidoreductase has product MKKTVLITGTSSGIGRASVRYFAQQGWNVAATMRSPEKEANRGADSLGTLPNVQLFRLDVQDTASIRQAIADARAAFGGIDVIINNAGYGAVGPFEAATPAQIQQQFDTNVFGVMNVIREILPYFRERRGGSILTVTSMGGLITFPIYSIYHGTKWAVEGFTEALSFELKPFNIRVKNIEPGAIKTDFYDRSQDVLTQPGLTDYDRYVAVTMANSQQAGADAPGPEVVAKTLFDAANDPSDRLRYVSGNSQTRALLFMRRVLPLRWFHGLVKRVVEKGYQA; this is encoded by the coding sequence ATGAAAAAGACCGTATTGATCACGGGTACGTCGTCGGGCATCGGCCGGGCAAGCGTCCGATATTTTGCGCAACAAGGCTGGAATGTAGCGGCTACCATGCGCTCGCCCGAAAAAGAAGCGAACCGGGGCGCCGACTCGCTGGGTACGTTGCCCAACGTACAGCTTTTCCGGCTCGATGTGCAGGACACAGCCTCGATCCGGCAGGCAATTGCCGATGCACGCGCGGCGTTTGGTGGCATCGATGTCATCATCAATAACGCGGGGTACGGGGCCGTCGGGCCGTTTGAGGCGGCTACCCCCGCTCAGATTCAGCAGCAGTTCGACACCAACGTGTTCGGTGTTATGAACGTCATTCGGGAGATACTGCCTTATTTCCGGGAACGGCGCGGGGGTAGTATTCTGACCGTCACGTCGATGGGGGGGTTGATTACGTTTCCGATCTATAGTATCTACCATGGCACAAAATGGGCGGTAGAAGGCTTTACCGAAGCGCTGTCATTTGAGCTGAAACCCTTTAACATTCGGGTGAAGAATATTGAGCCGGGCGCCATCAAAACCGATTTCTACGACCGCTCGCAGGACGTGCTGACCCAACCGGGCCTCACCGATTACGACAGGTACGTTGCCGTCACGATGGCCAACTCCCAGCAGGCGGGCGCCGATGCCCCCGGCCCGGAGGTGGTCGCCAAAACGCTGTTCGACGCCGCCAACGACCCATCGGACCGGCTGCGTTACGTAAGCGGCAACAGCCAGACCCGCGCCCTGCTGTTCATGCGCCGGGTGTTGCCACTCAGGTGGTTTCATGGCCTTGTCAAGCGCGTGGTCGAGAAGGGTTATCAGGCCTAA